In Paenibacillus ihbetae, the following are encoded in one genomic region:
- a CDS encoding XkdX family protein: MFENDFERLKYYYEKRWAQKPQLRQYVAFGVITPEEYEAITGEAF; encoded by the coding sequence ATGTTTGAGAATGATTTTGAACGCTTGAAATATTACTACGAAAAAAGGTGGGCGCAAAAGCCCCAGCTTCGACAGTACGTAGCGTTTGGCGTCATCACGCCAGAGGAGTACGAAGCCATTACAGGGGAGGCTTTTTGA
- a CDS encoding phage holin family protein has translation MYEHIGQLFKMLVAGTGAVTGYVWGGWSLPLHLLLWFVVIDWLTGWGAAWMNGELRSRKGYAGIARKITIFLIIALMHLVDRVLGEMNYFQNTVIFFYLANELLSILENVGRMGVPIPQSLRNVVQVFQIKSEEGEKKTAGKGDKKDEAS, from the coding sequence ATGTATGAGCACATCGGTCAACTGTTTAAGATGCTGGTGGCTGGGACGGGTGCCGTAACCGGGTATGTCTGGGGCGGCTGGTCCCTGCCGCTGCATTTGCTGCTGTGGTTCGTGGTGATCGACTGGCTGACCGGCTGGGGGGCGGCCTGGATGAATGGCGAGCTGCGGAGCCGGAAGGGCTACGCCGGCATCGCCCGGAAAATCACGATTTTTCTCATCATCGCGTTAATGCACCTGGTTGACCGGGTGCTCGGCGAGATGAACTATTTTCAAAACACGGTCATCTTCTTCTACCTGGCCAATGAGCTGCTGTCCATTCTTGAGAATGTTGGGCGGATGGGCGTACCGATTCCGCAATCGCTGCGTAATGTGGTACAGGTCTTCCAGATCAAATCGGAGGAAGGTGAGAAGAAAACCGCTGGGAAAGGAGACAAAAAGGATGAAGCCTCATGA
- a CDS encoding glycoside hydrolase family 73 protein: MKPHEFIAKLAPIATEDMRKYGVPASLTLAQAILESNWGTSGLTQKANNLFGIKGTGPAGSVTMPTTEYRGNTPYTVQAHFRKYNGWHESVDDHTRLILNGTRDKPKRYHGVLWADYKTAATEIWKGGYATDPKYPQKLISIMEQYSLHRYDLPSPEEEERMKIEQLTAELQKTQGELRQLANQYASALNTLSEQGNTIKQLQARLKKLEARQPDQVPAWAEDAVKAAKKAAALKDPDGSYDFYRMLTILHRMGIFSDPKK; this comes from the coding sequence ATGAAGCCTCATGAGTTTATCGCCAAGCTGGCGCCGATCGCGACCGAGGACATGAGAAAATACGGCGTACCCGCTTCGTTGACGCTGGCGCAAGCGATTTTGGAGTCAAACTGGGGGACGAGCGGGTTGACGCAAAAGGCCAATAATCTGTTCGGCATCAAAGGAACGGGTCCGGCCGGCAGCGTAACGATGCCGACAACGGAGTACCGGGGGAACACGCCGTATACCGTTCAGGCCCATTTCCGCAAGTACAACGGCTGGCATGAATCGGTGGACGACCACACGAGACTCATTTTGAACGGAACGAGAGACAAGCCGAAGCGCTATCACGGAGTTTTATGGGCGGACTACAAGACGGCGGCCACGGAGATCTGGAAAGGCGGCTATGCGACAGATCCCAAGTATCCGCAGAAGCTGATCTCGATCATGGAGCAATATTCGCTCCACCGTTATGATCTGCCTAGTCCCGAGGAGGAGGAACGCATGAAAATCGAACAGTTGACGGCCGAGCTGCAGAAAACCCAAGGGGAACTGCGGCAGCTCGCTAACCAATACGCTTCGGCTTTGAACACGCTGAGCGAGCAGGGGAACACAATCAAGCAGTTGCAAGCTAGGCTGAAGAAGCTGGAAGCCCGGCAGCCTGATCAGGTTCCGGCGTGGGCAGAGGATGCCGTGAAGGCGGCCAAGAAGGCGGCAGCGCTGAAAGATCCCGACGGCAGCTACGATTTTTACCGGATGCTCACAATCCTGCACCGCATGGGGATATTTAGCGATCCGAAGAAGTGA
- a CDS encoding deoxyguanosinetriphosphate triphosphohydrolase family protein: protein MTLKELREHRQYPEQTKSDASRAVYERDYSRLIHSPTFRRLQGKSQVFGAGTGDYYRTRLTHSLEVAQIAREAARSLARSYPEVLPEAAENAGLMIDPEVVECAAIAHDFGHPPFGHKGEEVLQGILEKLIDRKTEEALTRQPGIPSPEQAAQVQQAMRRKYEHFEGNAHNFRLIMFLEKRENVNGLNLSDAVLLGINKYPFSGLENPKGMYRHEWEYISHIRKEWGIPGTQRTLEAQLMDLCDDIAYSAHDLEDGIKAGKIEVHEHFLRDSHLNKLIVQKIMTLEDEVWKGWTKERIHPKVESVLDEFLRVWNEKMPTCENDYSRTRREVKAYWVSLFVGSLGVIPNGNWKKVTFVKDGAEDEDMLRTVSVLKSFAWVTMIRDLRVQRLQKRSEWIIKRLWDAFLDPVASQAIIPSDWLQRYEADQKRENPIWTWEHMVIDYIAGMTDAFAEKIYNELYGLKVGSIYDLD, encoded by the coding sequence ATGACGCTGAAGGAGCTTAGAGAGCATCGCCAATATCCGGAGCAGACGAAGTCCGATGCCTCCCGCGCGGTGTATGAACGGGACTATTCCCGTTTGATCCATTCGCCGACGTTCCGACGGCTTCAAGGGAAATCGCAAGTGTTCGGTGCAGGGACCGGCGATTACTACCGGACACGGCTGACGCATTCGTTGGAAGTGGCGCAGATTGCCAGGGAGGCCGCAAGGAGCCTTGCCCGAAGCTACCCGGAAGTGCTGCCGGAAGCGGCAGAGAATGCAGGGCTGATGATTGATCCCGAGGTGGTGGAATGCGCGGCGATTGCCCATGATTTTGGACACCCGCCCTTCGGGCATAAAGGAGAGGAAGTGCTCCAGGGCATATTGGAAAAGCTGATTGATCGGAAGACCGAGGAGGCGCTGACGCGTCAGCCGGGAATCCCGTCGCCGGAGCAGGCGGCACAGGTGCAGCAGGCGATGCGGCGGAAATATGAGCATTTTGAAGGCAATGCGCATAATTTCCGGCTGATCATGTTCCTGGAAAAAAGGGAAAACGTAAACGGGCTCAACCTGTCCGACGCGGTGCTGCTGGGGATCAACAAGTATCCCTTCTCCGGCTTGGAGAATCCGAAGGGGATGTACCGGCACGAATGGGAGTATATCTCGCACATCCGGAAGGAGTGGGGCATTCCCGGCACTCAGCGGACGCTCGAGGCGCAGCTGATGGATTTATGCGATGACATCGCCTATTCCGCCCATGATCTGGAGGATGGGATTAAGGCCGGCAAGATTGAGGTGCATGAGCATTTTCTTCGGGACAGCCATTTGAACAAGCTGATCGTGCAGAAAATCATGACCTTGGAAGACGAGGTGTGGAAGGGATGGACCAAGGAGCGGATCCATCCGAAGGTGGAGTCGGTGCTGGACGAGTTCCTGCGCGTCTGGAACGAGAAAATGCCGACCTGCGAGAATGACTACTCCCGCACCCGGCGCGAGGTGAAGGCTTACTGGGTCAGCCTTTTCGTCGGCAGTCTCGGTGTCATCCCGAACGGGAACTGGAAGAAGGTCACTTTCGTCAAAGACGGGGCCGAGGACGAGGATATGCTGCGGACGGTTAGTGTGCTGAAGAGCTTTGCATGGGTGACGATGATTCGCGACCTTCGGGTGCAGCGGCTGCAAAAGCGCAGCGAGTGGATCATCAAGCGTCTTTGGGATGCCTTTCTCGATCCTGTCGCCTCTCAGGCCATAATTCCGTCCGACTGGCTCCAGCGCTATGAGGCCGACCAGAAGCGGGAGAATCCCATCTGGACGTGGGAGCATATGGTCATCGATTATATTGCGGGCATGACCGATGCTTTTGCGGAAAAAATATACAATGAGCTGTACGGGCTGAAGGTGGGATCCATCTACGACCTGGATTAA
- a CDS encoding MsnO8 family LLM class oxidoreductase — MNQTLKLGVLDLVPRLGESTFEDTLQQAAELARCAEAWGYHRYWAAEHHDLEHLSCASPEILLSHIGARTERIRLGSGAVLLPHYSPLKVAENFRMLAALYPGRIDLGVGRAPGGSAHTSMALSGNFLGHVADLPNRIRALTELLEDRYRYEDVPVAAKPVPGISPALWMLGTNTKSAGYAAEFGTGYVFGQFMSDTDGAEVLRSYREAFRPSAHLKKPQTIVAVSVICAETEELAREMAAAAARLRQEYSGQLGQDNAARPGQTGGDGQDGQDEQNGHDRQDEHNGHDRHDGGPFPRTLTGTAESVKSVLKQMAEKYESDEFLIVTPVADYAARLKSYQLLMGM, encoded by the coding sequence TTGAATCAAACATTGAAGCTTGGCGTCCTTGATCTCGTTCCGCGTCTTGGAGAAAGTACGTTTGAAGACACCTTGCAGCAGGCTGCGGAATTAGCACGCTGCGCCGAAGCATGGGGCTATCATCGGTATTGGGCGGCGGAGCACCACGATCTGGAGCATTTGTCCTGTGCTTCTCCCGAAATATTGCTGTCCCATATCGGGGCGCGGACCGAGCGCATCCGGCTTGGCTCCGGCGCCGTTCTGCTGCCGCATTACAGCCCGCTCAAAGTTGCGGAAAACTTCCGCATGCTGGCAGCATTATATCCCGGCCGCATTGATCTTGGCGTCGGCCGGGCACCCGGCGGCTCGGCCCATACGAGCATGGCGCTAAGCGGCAACTTCCTCGGCCATGTCGCCGATCTGCCGAACCGGATCCGGGCGCTGACCGAGCTGCTGGAGGACCGTTACCGGTACGAGGACGTGCCGGTTGCGGCCAAGCCGGTGCCGGGAATTTCTCCTGCGCTCTGGATGCTGGGGACCAATACGAAGAGTGCCGGCTATGCGGCCGAGTTCGGGACAGGCTACGTCTTCGGGCAGTTTATGAGCGATACGGACGGCGCCGAGGTGCTTCGATCCTATCGGGAAGCATTCAGGCCTTCGGCTCACCTGAAGAAGCCGCAAACGATCGTGGCTGTGAGCGTCATTTGCGCGGAAACAGAGGAGCTTGCCCGTGAAATGGCTGCGGCAGCCGCACGCCTCAGGCAGGAGTACAGTGGGCAGCTGGGGCAAGATAACGCTGCCCGGCCAGGGCAAACCGGGGGCGATGGGCAGGATGGGCAAGACGAGCAAAATGGACACGATAGACAAGACGAGCACAATGGACATGATAGACACGATGGAGGACCCTTTCCTCGGACTCTAACAGGTACCGCAGAAAGCGTAAAATCGGTGCTGAAGCAAATGGCCGAGAAGTACGAGAGCGACGAATTTCTTATCGTAACCCCGGTCGCCGATTATGCCGCCCGGCTGAAGTCGTACCAACTTTTGATGGGGATGTAG
- a CDS encoding TRM11 family SAM-dependent methyltransferase has product MSNRINGSGLFPAMAKPTYLYTFASHETELELCRMELRALFGHEPDGTDWLESDTWVDPDRSPFVTACVEVIAADSSIERLAERAAGIPLNGGTFKVIALQAVKHQSYEELRAMERIVGGSMKGRADMKTPEHRFGLLSVQGGWKLGLLHLPRRAWHQHKQKPQNYSTGLTSRLARALVNIAAPDPRAKLLDPCCGMGNVLIEALSMGIRCEGCDINPLAVRGARVNLAHYGYDDSIVAIRDMNTLEGHFETAVLDLPYNVCSVFPEEDQRRMLNSLRRLANRAVIVSTEPLAEQLEQAGWQVLSSCTTRKGTFERSIWLCE; this is encoded by the coding sequence ATGAGCAACCGAATAAATGGATCGGGTTTATTCCCGGCGATGGCGAAGCCGACCTATCTATACACCTTCGCTTCCCACGAGACGGAGCTGGAGCTGTGCAGAATGGAGCTGAGGGCGCTGTTCGGACACGAGCCGGATGGTACAGACTGGTTGGAAAGCGATACCTGGGTTGATCCGGACCGAAGCCCGTTCGTGACCGCATGCGTCGAGGTTATAGCGGCAGACAGCTCCATCGAGCGGCTTGCGGAACGAGCCGCGGGCATCCCGCTTAACGGAGGGACGTTTAAGGTGATCGCTCTGCAGGCAGTGAAGCATCAATCGTACGAAGAACTCCGGGCGATGGAACGGATTGTAGGTGGAAGCATGAAGGGCCGGGCCGACATGAAGACGCCCGAGCACCGGTTCGGCCTGCTGTCGGTTCAAGGAGGGTGGAAGCTCGGACTGCTCCATCTCCCGCGGCGGGCTTGGCACCAGCATAAGCAGAAGCCGCAAAATTACTCGACCGGCCTTACATCCCGCCTCGCACGGGCTCTTGTCAATATAGCAGCACCGGATCCACGTGCCAAGCTGCTCGACCCCTGCTGCGGGATGGGCAATGTGCTGATTGAGGCGCTGTCCATGGGCATCCGCTGCGAGGGCTGTGACATCAATCCGCTTGCGGTACGGGGAGCCCGAGTTAATCTGGCTCATTACGGGTACGATGACAGCATCGTAGCCATACGGGACATGAACACCCTGGAAGGGCATTTCGAGACCGCGGTTCTGGATCTTCCCTACAATGTGTGCTCCGTATTTCCGGAAGAGGATCAGCGCCGGATGCTGAACAGCCTGCGCCGCTTGGCAAACCGGGCGGTAATCGTGAGCACCGAGCCGCTGGCTGAGCAGCTGGAGCAGGCCGGATGGCAGGTGCTCAGCAGCTGCACGACCCGCAAAGGAACCTTCGAACGAAGCATCTGGCTGTGTGAGTAG
- a CDS encoding MGMT family protein — protein sequence MQPFTQRVIEIIKSIPEGHVMTYGQIARLAGSPRGARQVVRILHSLSRIHKLPWHRVVNAKGEIAIQDDESRMMQELYLQGEGVSVNHRGVIDLDKYRYVPEE from the coding sequence ATGCAGCCCTTTACGCAGCGTGTTATTGAAATCATCAAGAGCATCCCCGAAGGCCATGTCATGACTTACGGGCAAATCGCCCGATTGGCCGGCAGTCCGAGAGGAGCGCGGCAGGTTGTCCGCATCCTTCACTCTCTCAGCCGCATACATAAGCTCCCTTGGCACCGGGTTGTCAATGCCAAGGGAGAAATTGCAATCCAGGATGACGAATCCAGGATGATGCAGGAGCTGTATCTTCAAGGAGAAGGGGTCAGCGTGAATCATCGCGGCGTAATCGATTTGGATAAATACCGCTACGTTCCCGAAGAATAG
- a CDS encoding D-2-hydroxyacid dehydrogenase, with the protein MPNIIALHDITPQQRQKIKEIAPSYELTVTKAKDLAPGMIRNADILLGWSRTIEEEALAQDSKLKWIQAWSAGVDKLPLRKFEERDILLTNASGVHSVPITEHIFAMILAFNRNLHLAVRQQSNKSWDTSGTFTELAGKTMVIVGVGQIGSHTARIAKAFGMRTIGVRNSGKPDPHVDVMYTVGQLDEALSQGDYVVNILPLTTQTKGIFNHERFSVMKSSAFFVNVGRGATVVTSDMVQALQSGALAGVGLDVFEEEPLPPEHPLWTMDNVIMTPHMAGDTDRYGERAVEIFLDNLKSYVKNGTLTRNVIDYSRSY; encoded by the coding sequence ATGCCTAATATCATTGCCTTACATGACATTACACCCCAACAGCGGCAAAAAATCAAGGAAATCGCCCCCAGTTACGAGCTGACCGTCACCAAAGCGAAGGATCTTGCTCCAGGAATGATCCGTAACGCCGACATTCTGCTCGGCTGGTCGCGTACGATCGAGGAGGAAGCGCTCGCCCAAGACAGCAAGCTGAAATGGATTCAGGCATGGTCGGCAGGCGTGGATAAATTGCCCCTGAGAAAATTCGAAGAACGAGACATCCTGCTGACGAACGCCAGCGGGGTACATAGCGTTCCCATTACGGAGCATATCTTTGCGATGATTCTCGCCTTCAACCGCAATCTCCACCTGGCGGTCCGCCAGCAATCGAACAAGAGCTGGGATACGTCGGGGACCTTCACCGAGCTTGCGGGAAAAACGATGGTGATCGTCGGCGTCGGCCAGATCGGCAGCCATACCGCACGCATCGCAAAGGCCTTCGGCATGCGGACGATCGGCGTACGGAATTCCGGCAAGCCGGACCCGCATGTGGACGTGATGTACACGGTGGGTCAACTGGATGAGGCATTGTCCCAAGGCGACTACGTCGTCAACATTTTGCCGCTGACGACCCAAACCAAGGGTATTTTTAATCACGAGCGTTTCTCCGTGATGAAATCCTCCGCTTTCTTCGTTAATGTGGGACGGGGGGCTACTGTGGTAACCAGCGATATGGTTCAGGCCCTTCAATCCGGCGCGCTTGCCGGAGTCGGCCTCGATGTGTTCGAGGAGGAGCCGCTTCCGCCCGAGCACCCGCTTTGGACGATGGACAACGTGATTATGACGCCGCATATGGCCGGCGATACGGACCGGTACGGGGAACGCGCTGTGGAGATTTTTCTGGATAATCTGAAATCATACGTCAAGAACGGGACTCTGACCCGCAATGTCATTGATTACAGCAGATCCTATTAG
- the thpR gene encoding RNA 2',3'-cyclic phosphodiesterase has protein sequence MDSNAMDRLFVAVHLSPDASASLGAWADKLKPQASFRKWVHPQDYHITVQFLGDTSRERIPELTAGLSAAAAEHAPFTLGVHEAGVFGASVSPRILWAGIRGDVDALAKLQRSVVSRMESYGFVPEDRPYRPHITIARKFQGDEKFSMDIIGSPPVNIQWDVHELVLFRTNLHATPMYEIVGVARLSRNF, from the coding sequence ATGGATTCGAATGCGATGGATCGTCTGTTTGTTGCTGTCCATTTGTCACCGGATGCTTCTGCAAGCCTGGGTGCATGGGCGGACAAGCTGAAGCCGCAAGCGTCGTTCCGCAAATGGGTGCATCCGCAGGATTACCATATAACCGTTCAATTTCTCGGCGATACGTCGAGGGAGCGAATTCCCGAGCTGACGGCAGGGCTGTCGGCGGCAGCTGCTGAGCATGCACCATTCACCTTAGGGGTCCATGAAGCGGGGGTTTTCGGCGCAAGCGTTTCGCCGCGAATTTTATGGGCTGGAATCCGGGGTGATGTGGACGCCCTGGCGAAGCTTCAGCGCTCCGTCGTGTCGAGGATGGAATCGTACGGTTTCGTACCGGAGGATCGCCCATACCGCCCGCACATTACAATTGCCCGTAAATTTCAAGGGGATGAAAAATTTTCAATGGACATTATTGGAAGCCCTCCTGTAAACATCCAGTGGGACGTTCATGAACTGGTTCTTTTCCGAACAAATTTACATGCAACCCCGATGTACGAAATCGTTGGAGTGGCGCGGCTTTCAAGAAATTTCTGA
- a CDS encoding cell wall hydrolase: MVIKLLRQNRWVALLLGALLVSLSLISLLGMQTTEGEQLDAAPVLAKTALAAEGIPDPAGNKSKIISNGEPVNILSSIVYQPWNMKGDEKLSFPNIERGTTATGNPNSQSKAKTAKAPKAKTAEDKTGNKKGTHVAKSQAESLKPPTTLFFTRTKTLTQDQKDQATWTYDLSAEELLLLQKIVMAEAEGEPYEGKVAVANVVLNRLRSANFPDTITEVIYQKHQFSPVANGRLKRVKPNEETIKSVNAALHGHKAVQDDTYFFLSLKLAQDLTVHHSRTFVKKIGNHSFYK, encoded by the coding sequence ATGGTTATTAAACTACTTCGGCAAAATCGCTGGGTTGCGCTGCTTCTTGGTGCGCTCTTGGTGAGTTTGTCTCTTATAAGCTTGCTTGGTATGCAAACAACAGAAGGGGAGCAGCTGGATGCAGCGCCAGTGCTTGCGAAGACAGCGCTGGCTGCGGAAGGCATCCCCGATCCGGCTGGGAATAAATCAAAGATTATAAGTAATGGGGAACCTGTCAATATTTTATCTTCAATTGTTTACCAACCATGGAATATGAAGGGCGACGAGAAGCTCTCCTTTCCTAATATAGAGCGTGGCACCACCGCCACCGGGAACCCGAATTCACAGTCGAAAGCGAAGACGGCTAAAGCGCCGAAGGCCAAGACTGCCGAGGATAAAACGGGGAACAAGAAGGGGACGCATGTCGCCAAGTCACAGGCCGAAAGCCTAAAACCCCCCACAACTTTATTCTTCACGAGAACAAAGACGTTGACCCAGGATCAGAAAGACCAAGCAACCTGGACCTACGATTTGTCAGCTGAAGAACTGCTTCTGCTCCAGAAGATTGTCATGGCAGAAGCGGAAGGCGAACCGTACGAAGGCAAAGTGGCAGTTGCCAATGTTGTCTTAAACCGGCTGCGGTCAGCCAATTTTCCCGATACCATTACTGAAGTCATCTATCAAAAGCATCAATTCAGTCCTGTAGCGAACGGGCGTCTTAAGCGTGTCAAGCCGAACGAAGAGACGATCAAATCCGTCAATGCGGCGCTTCATGGCCATAAGGCGGTTCAGGATGACACGTATTTTTTTCTGTCTCTAAAGCTTGCTCAGGATCTGACCGTGCATCATTCCAGAACGTTTGTGAAGAAAATAGGAAACCACTCTTTTTACAAGTAG
- a CDS encoding metal-dependent hydrolase, with the protein MKITYYGHSSILVEAGGKSVIIDPFLSGNPGSGISPSDVKVDAVVLTHGHSDHFGDCIEIAKNNDCPVIAVYELAVYCGNQGLKSYGMNIGGSAQFDGFKVKYTPAFHSSSISTGDTWIYAGQPGGVILTMGDKQFYHAGDTSLFGDMKLIGEMHSIDAAALPIGDMLTMGPEDALLAAQWIRTKHVIPVHYDTFPGIRQDAQAFCDELAKTGVSGHPLKAGESLEI; encoded by the coding sequence ATGAAAATAACGTACTACGGCCATTCTAGCATTCTAGTGGAAGCGGGCGGAAAGAGCGTCATCATTGACCCGTTCCTATCCGGAAATCCCGGATCCGGCATCTCGCCAAGCGATGTAAAGGTGGATGCGGTGGTGCTTACCCACGGGCACTCCGACCACTTTGGCGACTGCATTGAAATTGCCAAGAACAACGATTGTCCCGTCATTGCGGTCTATGAGCTTGCCGTCTATTGCGGGAACCAGGGCTTGAAATCCTATGGCATGAACATCGGGGGAAGCGCGCAGTTTGACGGCTTCAAGGTGAAGTACACCCCTGCGTTTCACTCCTCATCCATTTCGACGGGAGACACCTGGATTTATGCTGGTCAGCCCGGCGGCGTCATCCTTACGATGGGGGACAAGCAGTTCTATCACGCGGGCGACACGAGCCTGTTCGGCGACATGAAGCTGATCGGCGAGATGCATAGCATCGATGCGGCCGCGCTGCCGATCGGGGATATGCTGACGATGGGACCGGAGGATGCGCTGCTTGCGGCGCAGTGGATTCGGACCAAGCACGTCATTCCGGTGCATTACGATACGTTTCCGGGCATTCGTCAGGATGCGCAGGCATTCTGCGACGAGCTCGCGAAAACCGGCGTTTCCGGGCATCCGCTGAAGGCGGGAGAAAGTCTCGAGATCTAG
- a CDS encoding MGDG synthase family glycosyltransferase: MRYTRVLLFSEGFGTGHTQAAYALAEGIRRMNPGIHCRVIELGNFLNPTVGPLILSAYRKTVSTRPRLVGMLYRSQYKKSLNRLTRLALHRIFYAQAERLIEQLKPNLIICTHPFPNAVVSRLKRQGLSVPLYTLITDYDAHGTWVNSEVDEYLVSTPHVKKMLMHRGVPPEFIRVTGIPVHPKFWESGDRKALEAELGINSMPTVMIMGGGWGLVFNKELLSKLAARANDIQLVFCMGQNEKLVASMREDPIFQHPNIHVWGYRDDIHKLMDVSDLLITKPGGMTCTEGVAKGIPMLFYEPIPGQEEENSNFFVSRGFAEILDSPSVIDKWLDLLSNQYEQVQEQRSSAARSRSSHLAPKHCAAEVMELLRDEQPPAIGDEAPRVSDQP; the protein is encoded by the coding sequence ATGCGATATACAAGAGTGCTCCTTTTTTCCGAAGGATTCGGTACGGGGCATACGCAAGCAGCTTATGCGCTGGCTGAAGGGATACGACGGATGAATCCCGGAATCCACTGCCGCGTAATCGAGCTGGGTAATTTTCTTAACCCGACGGTGGGCCCGTTGATCCTGTCCGCTTACCGCAAAACCGTCAGCACCCGGCCGCGCCTTGTCGGCATGCTGTACCGTTCGCAATATAAGAAATCGCTAAACCGTTTGACGAGGCTGGCGCTGCATCGCATTTTCTACGCACAGGCCGAGCGCTTGATCGAGCAGCTGAAGCCGAATTTGATCATCTGCACCCATCCGTTTCCGAATGCGGTCGTCTCCCGCTTGAAGCGCCAAGGGCTCTCGGTTCCGCTTTATACGCTGATTACCGATTATGATGCCCACGGCACCTGGGTCAATTCGGAGGTGGACGAATACCTGGTATCCACTCCCCATGTGAAGAAGATGCTGATGCACCGGGGAGTTCCCCCGGAGTTCATCCGCGTGACCGGCATTCCCGTGCATCCGAAGTTCTGGGAGAGCGGCGACAGGAAAGCCCTGGAGGCGGAGCTTGGCATCAACAGCATGCCTACCGTGATGATCATGGGAGGGGGCTGGGGCCTCGTATTTAACAAGGAGCTGCTCAGCAAGCTGGCGGCGAGGGCGAATGATATCCAGCTCGTCTTCTGTATGGGCCAGAATGAGAAGCTGGTAGCCAGCATGCGCGAAGATCCCATCTTTCAGCACCCGAACATCCACGTATGGGGCTACCGTGACGATATACATAAGCTGATGGACGTCTCCGACCTCCTGATTACAAAGCCGGGCGGCATGACCTGTACAGAGGGCGTGGCAAAAGGCATCCCCATGCTGTTCTATGAGCCGATCCCGGGACAGGAGGAGGAGAACTCCAATTTCTTTGTCAGCAGGGGTTTTGCCGAAATATTGGATTCTCCGTCCGTGATCGACAAATGGCTGGATCTGCTGTCCAATCAGTACGAGCAGGTTCAGGAGCAGCGCAGCTCTGCCGCCCGGTCGCGTTCGTCGCATCTGGCGCCGAAGCATTGCGCCGCAGAGGTCATGGAGCTGCTGAGGGATGAGCAGCCGCCCGCTATAGGAGACGAAGCCCCCCGGGTCTCGGATCAGCCTTAA
- a CDS encoding TetR/AcrR family transcriptional regulator, whose amino-acid sequence MSAVDRRKQVLDAASKSFALFGYKATTMEQVAKIANVGKGTIYTFFTNKDELFDEILHSAIMEMKRMAEREIREDREFFDNLYRVLDVLLEFRSEHELFIKLSQEVRDIGTPKAHEGLTKVENGIVGYLKGIVERAMASGEIKPLDAQVVSFVMLKLYIALTTDLNQLHAPLSKEQIKEYMMVFLADGLKTSQ is encoded by the coding sequence ATGTCAGCTGTGGACCGTCGGAAGCAAGTGCTTGATGCGGCCTCCAAATCGTTTGCCTTGTTCGGCTACAAGGCGACGACGATGGAACAGGTGGCGAAGATCGCGAATGTGGGCAAGGGCACGATTTATACGTTTTTTACGAACAAGGATGAGCTGTTTGACGAGATTTTGCACTCGGCGATCATGGAGATGAAGCGGATGGCCGAGCGGGAAATCCGGGAGGACAGGGAATTCTTCGACAATCTGTATCGTGTGCTGGATGTCCTTCTGGAGTTTCGGAGCGAGCATGAGCTGTTCATTAAGCTCTCGCAAGAGGTGAGGGATATCGGGACGCCTAAAGCGCATGAAGGATTGACCAAGGTAGAGAACGGGATTGTCGGCTATTTGAAGGGGATTGTGGAACGCGCTATGGCAAGCGGCGAGATCAAACCGCTGGATGCCCAGGTGGTATCCTTCGTCATGCTGAAGCTGTACATTGCCTTAACAACCGACCTCAACCAGCTGCATGCCCCCCTGAGCAAGGAGCAGATCAAGGAATATATGATGGTGTTTCTGGCTGACGGGCTAAAGACCTCGCAGTAA